Proteins encoded within one genomic window of Haladaptatus sp. QDMS2:
- a CDS encoding NRDE family protein, producing MCTLTLAWQVFDDTPIVVAANRDERLDRPSTPPTTWDGDPIIVAPGDSEAGGTWIGYNEHGVFVAITNRWVDGELVPERSRGLLVRDALRYETAEEATRFVERELDAREYDGFNLVLADANAALLVEWDGSRTIRNFDPGIHVVVNVGVDGEFFEPPRFPDAGEIQSQNAIRLLETLEPKPAETAEAWLRRAQTVIADHDYGVCIHEDGYGTRSSSLITIGRDGDATYDFAAGSPCTTEYEPVEGQI from the coding sequence GTGTGTACGCTCACCCTCGCGTGGCAGGTGTTCGACGACACGCCAATCGTCGTCGCCGCCAACCGTGACGAACGATTAGACCGCCCCTCGACGCCGCCGACGACGTGGGACGGCGACCCGATCATCGTTGCCCCTGGCGACAGCGAAGCGGGCGGTACCTGGATTGGCTACAACGAACACGGCGTGTTCGTCGCCATCACCAACCGCTGGGTGGACGGCGAACTCGTTCCCGAACGCTCCCGCGGATTGCTCGTCAGAGACGCGCTTCGCTACGAGACTGCAGAGGAGGCCACCCGGTTCGTCGAGCGCGAACTGGACGCCCGCGAGTACGACGGCTTCAACCTCGTGCTCGCCGACGCGAACGCCGCGCTGTTGGTCGAGTGGGATGGCAGTCGCACGATTCGAAACTTCGACCCGGGCATCCACGTCGTCGTGAACGTCGGCGTTGACGGCGAATTCTTCGAGCCACCCCGCTTCCCAGACGCTGGCGAAATCCAGTCGCAGAACGCGATTCGGCTCCTCGAAACGCTCGAACCGAAACCAGCAGAGACCGCAGAGGCCTGGCTCAGACGGGCACAGACGGTCATCGCGGACCACGACTACGGCGTCTGCATCCACGAGGATGGCTACGGGACGCGCTCGTCGTCGCTCATCACGATTGGCCGCGATGGCGACGCGACCTACGACTTTGCCGCCGGGTCGCCGTGTACGACCGAGTACGAACCGGTCGAAGGTCAGATTTAA
- a CDS encoding MarR family transcriptional regulator has protein sequence MSTAEAEAELSEDERAGLELIRESGGVYQSDFWKELDVNSRKGSRIIESLLEKDFIRREEAVYNGHTTYFVTPAPKDLDFSLLMAGDLLSPFIGEEDIDPRSDALSHWIMNLAYNG, from the coding sequence ATGAGTACGGCAGAAGCGGAGGCTGAACTCTCCGAGGACGAGCGCGCAGGACTCGAACTCATCCGCGAGTCGGGTGGCGTCTACCAGAGCGACTTCTGGAAGGAACTCGACGTGAACTCTCGCAAGGGGAGTCGCATCATCGAATCGCTGCTCGAAAAAGACTTCATTCGCCGCGAAGAGGCCGTCTACAACGGTCACACGACCTACTTCGTCACGCCCGCCCCGAAGGACCTCGACTTCTCGCTGTTGATGGCCGGCGACCTGCTCTCGCCGTTCATCGGAGAGGAAGACATCGACCCGCGCAGTGACGCCCTGAGTCACTGGATTATGAACCTCGCCTACAACGGATAG